The Candidatus Thermoplasmatota archaeon sequence CCTGCAGGAGGCCGTCCGCGTGCTTGGGCCGGGTGGGCGGCTCGTGCTCGTCACGGACCACGCCGGCTACGTCGGGTACTACCTGAACGGCTTGCGATACGGCGACAACCACCGCTGGCACGGCGTGCACGGGGACCGCCATTTCATGCTGTTCTCTGTGGGCCATCTGCGCAACCTCTGCGAGGCGGCCGGGCTTGAGGTCGTCGACGTGAGGCTGTTCACGAAATGGAGGCAGGGCTGGCTTGCCAAGCTCGTCGGCCTCTTCTGGCGCGAGCTCGCCTGCGCCAACGTGCGCGTCGAGGCCCGCAAGCCGCAACGTTTTTCCGGCCCGCCGTGATTCGCCGGCCCGGGGAACTCGATGGCAGCCCTTGCGGAGTTCGAGAGCCTCGTGAAATTCTACGGCTCGCACCAGGCCCTGGGGCCCCTCTCGCTCTCGCTGCCCGGGGGCGCCGTCGGCCTCCTTGGCCCCAACGGCGCGGGCAAGACGACGCTTCTTCGCATCCTCATGGGCGTGATCCCGCCGACGTCGGGAACCGTCCGCATCCTCGGAGAAGAGGTGAATCCGGGAGCAAAGGCGGTGCGCCGCAAGATCGGTTACGCGCCGGAGGGCGAGGCGCTCTTCCCGGAGCTCTCGGGCGTGGAAGCCGTCTCCTTCGCCGGCCGGCTCGTGGGCATGGGCAAGGTGGAGTCCATCGAGCGGGCCCACCAGGTGCTCGACTACGTCGACCTCGGCGAGGCCCGTTACCGCCGCGTCGAAACCTTCAGCACGGGCATGCGCCAACGGCTCAAGCTCGCCCAGGCGCTCGTCCACGACCCCGCGCTCCTGGTCCTCGACGAGCCCACCGAGGGCGTGGACCCCGAGGCGCGCATCGCGCTTCTCGAGCTCATCGCGGAGCTTCGCGCCGAGCACGGGCTCCAAGTCCTGCTCTCCACGCACCTTCTCAACGACGTCGAGCGATT is a genomic window containing:
- a CDS encoding methyltransferase domain-containing protein encodes the protein MSARPPAPEVSSPAMLHAGRREGPAPERVLNVGCGNDTYGTHRIDFAPGSAVTEVGSVLELPYKNGVFDEVYAGNVLEHMPNPLHFLQEAVRVLGPGGRLVLVTDHAGYVGYYLNGLRYGDNHRWHGVHGDRHFMLFSVGHLRNLCEAAGLEVVDVRLFTKWRQGWLAKLVGLFWRELACANVRVEARKPQRFSGPP
- a CDS encoding ABC transporter ATP-binding protein; amino-acid sequence: MAALAEFESLVKFYGSHQALGPLSLSLPGGAVGLLGPNGAGKTTLLRILMGVIPPTSGTVRILGEEVNPGAKAVRRKIGYAPEGEALFPELSGVEAVSFAGRLVGMGKVESIERAHQVLDYVDLGEARYRRVETFSTGMRQRLKLAQALVHDPALLVLDEPTEGVDPEARIALLELIAELRAEHGLQVLLSTHLLNDVERLATHALVLRDGRAVTHGPLSELKRAPAGGYLVRVAGGMDKLQEALTARGVAWEPAAANLRVSLDDPREVLRIVAQAGLVVRHLAPFELTLDEAFTQAVAGGASNA